The following nucleotide sequence is from Synchiropus splendidus isolate RoL2022-P1 chromosome 14, RoL_Sspl_1.0, whole genome shotgun sequence.
GCCGTTCAGAAGCCAATATTTCTGCGTTGATAGAGTGCAGGAGGAAAGACTGACAGCAGAGCCTCATCAAAGATGAATATAAGAGTCGATTCTTGCGTCAGCCCTTGCCTGAGCTTCAGCGGCGCCTGAGAGAAGCTCCCAGATCACCTGGAGGAGCGGTCTGACAGCCCGTCACAGCAGGGAGACGTCTGCCCAAAGATGATGAGATTACATTCGACGGATGCGCTGCAAAGTTTGAGCCAAAGAGCTTCAAGAGAACGTATTTAATTTTGCTTTTCAATTTGCTTTTTCAATTGAAAGCGGAGCTGCTGTTTACAAATCCTTGGAGACGTCCACTTTTAATCTGTGTGTGGCTGCGCCTCAGTGGTGGCTATCACCGAGGGAGAGCAAATTAATCATAGCCACTACAAAGACAAGAGTGCCGCCTCATTTATGACGATTAATTCATCTCTTTCTTTCACCAAGACTGCAGTCTCAACTCCCACACGGCAGGTTCCGTCAAGAATAAGTCAGGGAGTTTGTGTGGGCGGTGAGTGGGTGTGGGGTCGCTGTGTTGTTTCTTAATGTAAGAGTTCTTCATTACCCAGAAGAGCTCCCTGGACAGGCCTTCATCAGGGAGAGTGGACGGGTGTCACGGAGAAGGTTGTCTGCAGGGAGTCGCCTTTCATTACATTAAGAGCAAGGAGCTTCATAGTAAAGTGAACGAAGCTCTCAGAGTGGACTTGAAATCTTCTTAGACCGACTGGCCCCGGAGTCGCATTGAACCCCAGGAACCCATCTGTCTGAAGTACGGATTGGGAATCAGGCCATCTGTCTGTGGAAGCGCGTTTTAAAGTGGTCACGGTGTGGGCCGTGATGACCTGTGCTCGGTCAGATTCCCAAACTTTCGGACTTATTTTTTGTTGAGAAGCTTCAGCTGCTACACACCGCCTGAGGCTACAATACGGAGATTCAAGAAGTTGGACAGAATGTGCTGACAGCAGTGTTTTTTCACTCTTGCATGTCCAGggttttgtgtgcgtgtgtgtgtgtgcacgccaGTGTGCAGTGAATTTTTTAGTCTCTGACTCTTGGGAAGTTGAACTGATTCAATTGCATAACACTCCACATCTGATTTCACTCACACCCCGAACTTAGATTAAAGCATAGTTTGATTTTAATGTATGCCAATATTAGATATGGTTGATGTCTTGAATGTTAGCATTAGCACAATCATGCGATTTAGCCAGATACTATACTACAGTATACAATGTAGTACATACAATACACCAAACTGTTTtagcagttttttttctcaacaataGGGGTGGGACTTTTAGGAAGCTTTTAGGAAAAAATAGTTGCTACCAGTTGCCTTCATGTATTTGACTACAGATCAACATTCAGATCAATGTCAAATAGCCTCTGTCATCATGGATGCTTTTACATCACGCTGCATAATATGGTGCATGAAAATATGTTGCCTGTGAAAGAAAATGATTGGTCTATTTTATTTGGATTGATAAtgaatcattatttttgtttggaaTGTAATTTATTGAAATGAATCCTTCAAAGTCTCAGATTGGTATCATCCCAATATCGAGATATCTGGAATCAATATTGAGATATGAAATTCTGCACTTTGTTCAGTCGTGCCTTGAATGCTGCTGGTCCTGCCTCGAACATTGATGGTATATTCAGTTAaaatttcaggaaatgttgataatgaACATGGAGTGGATTGTAGTGTTCTGGATTACTCTCTCAATACTTGGGTCCTTTGAGGGATTTGTCATTGTGTATTGTGCGAGCAAGTTTCGGAGTGCTACAGCcccttattttaaaaaaagcagttgGGTGGAGATCTGCATTCTGCACTCTTTGACTGCTTTTCTATAGCTGTATTGTTCTGTCttttttgagtgtttttttttatgtttcagatCCTCTAGTCTCCTGTCAACTTTCCTTCTCCTCTATACTTGAACACATGTTGCTGCCTTTTTTATCTCCAGTGAAGCATCTATCGATTCATAGACTTGCTATTTTTGTTAACCTCTGCGCTGTATTTGATGTGAAGTctgtctttttatgttgccgtacTAAACATCTGTGGCTCCGACAGCAAATCAATTTCCCTAtggcaagaaataaaaaaagctcCCTCCATTGAATTTATTTCTGACATAAGCGACTTCGCATGGATTGTTGAGGTTGCTGTTTATGCTCCATTTTCTTATTTAAGGTGGTTATGTTGACGCCATGAAAcgctaaattattattattgtttttatttcttttttttttttttgtaaggtGGTTTGAGCTGTTCAAGACCAGGTGATGCAGAGTTTCTTTGTGTGACATAAATatctgtgtgtatgtgcagcagcaacagccaTTATTTTCTGATGAATATCAAAAGACAGTGCCCTAGTCTAATAGAAAATTGTCATGGTGTGAGAGAGTGCAATCGTTCTTCAGAACATACTCATCGAACTCTTGTTTTTCAGGGGCAGGGCGAGGCTTCAGCGCGGGGCACCAGCATGGAGGGTGACTGCCTCAGCTGCATCAAGTACCTCATGTTTGTCTTCAATTTCCTCATCTTTGTGAGTAATCCCTCATCCCTCTGTACTATTGCGGAAGACACTTTATCTGGATAACTGTGAAGTTAGCGTCAGCGCGATGATTTAAGATGGCTGGCCCCTGCACCACTCTGTAATGGAGCgacatttgcatttcattagACGGAGGCAGTCTTGATTCTATCAAACTCCCTTCTGATTAGATTTGGGGGTGCTGACACACATCTGAGGCCCTGGTGGGCCATGTGGAGTTTGTGAGTGGCACCTTAGTTTATCAGTCCTGATCAGACAATCACGAGTAATCCCGTTAGAGGGAGCCTGTGAAAGGCGGGGGGGAGGGCCAGCAGGACGGCGTGTCACTTTTCCTGCTTTATTAAGCGCAACCAAAAGCGTTTAAAAGACTCTGCTTTCACGTGACCGCCAGAGCACGGAATGATATTAGCCGTAATGATCGCTCAATAAAAGCACCTTTGAATCTCCAGGTTGCCGTTCACCACGTCCACACCCAATTTCACGTGacgtaaatttttttttaaactctattACGAGCGGTTCCTCCTCTGTTCGTATTTAGAACCCTATCTCTCTGCGACAGGAAGAGAGTAATTGTAGTGGAAGTGTTCACGGATCtgtcccccccgccccccacctgAATACCTTCTTTGCTTaatcacatgactcacctcaTGGCGGCTGCAGATAGGAAAAGCCGCCCTGTGATATTATTTGGTAAATTCCTGGGCGAGTTAAAGCAGAGTATCCTCCGCTGAGGTATTATCTCTCTTTTCATAGCCTCCCTTTTATCTCTTTCATCTCTATTAGAGAGGAAACATGTTTCGCACCAAGCCACAGCCGTCCTCTGAGTTGAGATTGTTTCAAATGTGGCCAGCGTTGTCTCATGAGTCTCTTCGCTCTCTTCAGCTTGGGGGCTCGTTCCTCCTCGGAGTGGGAGTGTGGGTGCTGGTGGACCCCACTGGATTCAGGGAAATCGTGGCAGCAAACCCTCTGCTCTTCACTGGGGTGTACATCATCCTGGGCATGGGGGGGATGCTCTTCCTCCTGGGCTTCCTGGGCTGCTGCGGAGCCATCCGCGAAAACAAGTGTCTGCTTCTGTTTGTGAGTAAAAATCTCAACCTATTTATGTTGCTGATCTTATTTGTAAGCAGACACATTGATGTTACTCCTACGGACTTGAAACAGAAAGCTAAATCAGCCTTCTGTCTGGTGCCTTCAGGTGGATGCATTTTCACTGTAGTGAACCTCTTTGATTTTCAGTGACGGATGTGAagctcctctccaccttcttcacctctgtgtgCTCTTGTTTCCTCTGTCACCCTGCAGTTCTTCATGCTCATCCTGCTCATCTTCTTGGCAGAGTTGGCCGCCGCCATCCTGGCTTTCATATTCCGCGAACATGTAAGTTGCCCCAGGATGAAGCtgtgttgcaatgttttctttttgaaatggaGCAAAACACGACGTGTCAAGGAGCGCCTGCAGGTTTACGCTGAGAGACGAGTTAATATTACAACACCTGAAAATATCAAGCAAACGCTGCAAGTTGTTTGTATTACCTTGGCAGCAAAGACTTGTGGGTATATTTAGGATTCTCCTGCTCACGTGCTTGCTGTGTGGGATGATGTTTGTCTCACATGTGACACTGCACATACTCCACAAATATTCACTGCATTTAGCTCGCACATCCGTAGCAACAGGATGTTCAAGAGCTGCAGCTGACTTGTTAATTGCGTTAGCATGGTCAGCAGGTGGTGCGTCGCAGACAAACACGCTCAACCCTGGTCACACTGCTCTTaatgttcagaatcagaagcagCTTTTTTCGCCCAGTACATTCATAATATTCAAGGAATTTTTCTTTAGCTGTTTTTTGTGTATGCAATCGAGTGGTAGcattagatttatttttctcatactatgagaaaaaaagagtgtaaacaaataaatacattgaaaaaagtgaactatatattttttttatttgatactATTTTGCTTTTTGATTCAAGGAGACTACACACACATTCTTTGTTGTGATACACAAGCATTTCAATGGAAGTAAGATACGGGAGTGTTCTACAGCTGCTTCATGCAAAAATCATGTCTGTCCAAATCATGCAGTCCAAATATTCATGCCACTTTATGTATGTACAATAAAGTTTCATAAGGCATCAAAATGTAATGCATTTCGGTCGGTCGTACTGAAGACAATGGTAACACTATGGTGCACAACGGTACACTCGTACAAATACAGAAGTTCAATAATTATATCGCTaagtttataataataatattaatgatGATAAATGTGATAGAAAAAGGTTAtgatcaaaataaatagataaataaaaaggttGTGTTGCGCTGCTTGAGTCATCTCCTCAGTagtaaaatgtttatttctgttatttatatatttagacACTGAATGAAATTTAATAAAGTGTAGAAATTGATGTGGATTTCACCTGAAATGGCAACAAGGTTGCCGTTTGCCATGAATTTGCCATTTGATGGAGTAGAAAGGACTTCCATTTATCTCAGATGGCAGAGAAATAGCCCTTTAAAATGTGCATAAAAAGTTTGTGTCTGAGGATTTATGCCGAGAGAAGATTTCACTTAAACCATTAGATCACACCGACAGCACCTGAGAGGGTTCATTTTGCTTAAGTCATGGAGCGAGTGATCGTGTGGATGTTGCTTtagttttttctttctgttgagCTGCGATCTCTGTCCATCCAGCTGACTAGGGAATACTTCACCAAGGAGCTGAAGAGACATTACCAGGGCTACAACAACACGGAcgtcttcacctccacctggaACGCCATCATGAACACAGTGAgtcatgaagcttccctgtgttGGAAGCAGCCACCATCTTTAATTGATAAGAGCCTCAATATTTAGGTCAATATTCATGGCGGATTGCTGCACGCACGGTGTGGACCACAGGCCATTGCACAATGAGCGCTCAGCGCTAAGTTGTTTTCCACTCTCCCCCAACAGTTCGACTGCTGCGGGGTGAACAGCCCGGAGGATTTTAAAGATAGCCTGTTCAGGATGCTCAACCCAAATCACATGGTGCCAGAAGCCTGCTGCCAGCGTGCCAGTCAGACCGGAGACGTGGCCTCCATCAGCCTGGAACAGTGCTTATCAGGAAATATGATGTTCCGCAATAACAAGGTATATAGCTCCGTGTCAGCCCACCTTTCTCTCCCGTCATTTTTCCCAAACTCCTCCAGACATAATGAGAGCTGAATTCTGTGGAGGTGTGACAAGCAGGGACCTGCTGACTCCCCCGTAGCTGATTACAGCTATTCAACGTCTCGGGTGTCATTGGAGAGACAAGAGAGGTGGATGTGGGAAGCAGCACAGGTGCCGGATTACTGCATCAACCAGAGTGCAGCTTTAACAAGGAAAGGGGGGAAATGTCAGATAAACAAGGAAGGGTGGAGAAAACACAACTATGCCTATCATTTAAACAAGGTTTCTTTTGAATGCTGAACTGGTGCCTTAGCTGAAGCTAAAATAAGGGCAGTAATGACAAACAAATCCCATTACATGTGTCGTTGTTTGTAGCTAAGCTTTGCAAGAGTCAGGACGTCTCCATAtttagtagctgcagaacaaaaatGAGGCTTGGATTGTTCCAGAATTTATTTGACTCCATTTAATGGTGCATTTCGCAACCTGTTTGCTGCACCTGAGACAAGACACCAGAGTGTTATAAGTCTTCCTTcatgttttcttattttcaaagtcatttaaaaaaaaaaaacgttttttggagaaaagtgttgttttgctttttacagaatattttgattcatgttttcatttatatatcattatttaattcattttcgtTTTCTCATACAAGCACAccttttctacatttttttgttttaaacatacagctgaaaaatgtgtcttttcatGAAGTATATTCTTTGTGTTGTTATCTTTAGATTGCAATGTAGAGCAGTGCATGGAAGAACATTGTT
It contains:
- the LOC128771306 gene encoding tetraspanin-18-like, which gives rise to MGQGEASARGTSMEGDCLSCIKYLMFVFNFLIFLGGSFLLGVGVWVLVDPTGFREIVAANPLLFTGVYIILGMGGMLFLLGFLGCCGAIRENKCLLLFFFMLILLIFLAELAAAILAFIFREHLTREYFTKELKRHYQGYNNTDVFTSTWNAIMNTFDCCGVNSPEDFKDSLFRMLNPNHMVPEACCQRASQTGDVASISLEQCLSGNMMFRNNKGCYSAVVDYFELYIYVAGALAIVVLTIELFAMVFAMCLFRGIQ